One stretch of Streptomyces sp. 135 DNA includes these proteins:
- a CDS encoding TetR/AcrR family transcriptional regulator, with protein sequence MAKAAGGTKNPARTSVWLQGKAPRGGGRRGDQPSGLDRDRITEASVRLLDAEGLAKFSMRRLAAELNVTAMSVYWYVDTKDDLLELALDAVCGEMRLPDTEAADVSWRDQLRALADEYRALLIRHPWVSPLVGRFLNIGPNWLAFAVAVQQTVRRTGLPPHTQNGAISAVFQFVYGFGTIEGHYAARCAEAGMTQDEYYREATGTVEDELSSHGIMESAKELLAVRGDATVEELWQRDFTVALDLMIAGIESLLEQEKRGERAGRGETPGARQGL encoded by the coding sequence ATGGCCAAGGCAGCCGGCGGCACGAAGAACCCGGCGCGGACGAGTGTCTGGCTGCAGGGCAAGGCCCCCCGCGGCGGGGGACGCAGGGGCGACCAGCCCAGCGGCCTCGACCGGGACCGCATCACCGAGGCCTCGGTCCGGCTCCTGGACGCGGAGGGCCTCGCCAAGTTCTCCATGCGCAGGCTCGCCGCGGAGCTGAACGTCACGGCGATGTCCGTCTACTGGTACGTGGACACCAAGGACGACCTCCTGGAGCTCGCCCTCGACGCGGTGTGCGGCGAGATGCGGCTGCCCGACACGGAGGCGGCCGACGTGTCCTGGCGCGACCAGCTCCGGGCCCTCGCCGACGAGTACCGCGCGCTGCTGATCCGCCACCCCTGGGTCTCGCCGCTGGTCGGCAGGTTCCTCAACATCGGGCCGAACTGGCTGGCGTTCGCCGTCGCCGTGCAGCAGACGGTACGGCGGACCGGCCTGCCCCCGCACACGCAGAACGGCGCGATCTCGGCGGTCTTCCAGTTCGTGTACGGCTTCGGGACCATCGAGGGCCACTACGCGGCGCGGTGCGCGGAGGCGGGCATGACCCAGGACGAGTACTACCGGGAGGCGACCGGGACGGTCGAGGACGAACTCTCCTCGCACGGGATCATGGAGAGCGCGAAGGAGCTGCTGGCGGTGCGCGGCGACGCCACGGTGGAGGAACTGTGGCAGCGGGACTTCACGGTGGCCCTCGACCTGATGATCGCCGGGATCGAATCCCTCCTCGAACAGGAGAAGCGAGGGGAGCGAGCCGGTCGAGGCGAGACGCCGGGCGCCCGCCAGGGACTCTGA